A segment of the Scomber japonicus isolate fScoJap1 chromosome 5, fScoJap1.pri, whole genome shotgun sequence genome:
agctgagcaCAATGAGGACAGTCAGCAGCAAATGAGACTGAAGAGATCATTGgagacacctgcagctacaggtactcatactttccAATGAACCCTTTAAGACATTTGCCCGTAACCAACATGTGGCCCCTGGTTATGTAGAACTCATTTCAGACAACATTCTGACTTTTAAGGTCAACAACGAATGGCAGCTCAGCAgtggaaaacaacagacaaaaccagAAAGAGGAATGAAAACTTCAGAAGAGCATGGACAGCTCCACACCAAGTCACACATGCAGTTCCATTTGATACACCTCACATGATTTAGTCTGCATTTCCTGCACTGCTGTTATGTTCCCTTGGGAGACATAATtgcatgtattatattttatataatttctaTATAAAGATGTACATATCTTCTGTTGACAATCCCTAAACCTTTGTTGTATGGCAAGTTCTCCTTTtggtttctttgtgtgtgtgtgtgtgtgtgtgtgtgtgtgtgtgtgtgtgtgtgtgtgtgtgtgtgtgtgtgtgtgtgtgtgtgtgtgtgtgtgtgtgtgtgtgtagaacaGGTTAAACCTACGCTTATTTTAAGATATGTCTGTGCAAGTCCCTTTGAGTTAAGCAAGTTTAAATAAGCATTTTAGTCTGGCTTTAGGCTTAACCCTTGTCTGTGAAACCAGCCAAATATGTATTACAAACATAATTTTAGGAATTTAGGAAGTTTAAACACTCTATGTAAGGTGAAGAGAGAATGGCTTTATCCTAAACACTAAAAAGACCAATGAAGTAATCACTGATTTCAGGAAAAAGAAATTGCACCATAAGGGACTACATATCAATGGGAAGGATGTGGAAGGGTTTGTCAGCTTCAAGGTTCTGGTAAATTATCCTGGAGCATGAACACAAGAAGTGAAAAATAGTGGATTTAAATGTTGGTTTGTCCCCCAGGAAAATGTTCTTATCTTCTGCATGAAGTATAGGTTAATAATGACCTTTAGAACATCCCTCTGTcccacacagagaaacacaactCAATGCACCTGTATGTAGTGCATGTAGTGCATGGTATTAATCCCTGTGTTTAGTCTTTCAGGCAGTCTACTGCATACATGAAGTTCTTCCGAGCATCCTTTAACTTTACACCTACATGGATGCTACAGTCAAGTTAACCAGAGCAAAATAGCTGTGGCTATAAAACTACATATTAACAGCATTTGACGGGTTTTAACTGGTGTAATGAGGTCTGGATGgtgacattttcagtttttaaaaaaaacaaaatacaggtTTCACAAACCTGAAAGTGGGTTGAGACtcattttttcatcaaatgtgtgtgtggggaggagaggggaataTCATCATTTATGTTTCCCCTTAAGCTGGAATCAGACGCTAACTTGAGCGTTGACTCCAGTGCCTCATGGAGACATCATGTGACACATCCATGCTTGTGTATTGGCAACAAATCTACCAACAAACatatcagaaaatgtttttacaacACAAGGAAAGTCACACCACTTGGAACACTTCTCTGGAAATCTTATTTTAAAGACATGTTGGCATAGAGTGGCTTGTTCCTTCAATTTTTAGAAAACTACATCTTAAATATTACACATCTATCCAACCAATGCATACATTTCTAGATTTTTACAAACACATGACAAACACTcttttgtaaaactgaaaaagatgtcattcatttattttgtaattgctcattttgtgttttattttgaaagtttttacaaagtaaaaacatcaaaaacaaccccatcatttcAATAATTTTTAATTgaagtaaaatattattttaaaatatttttaagttttatattgtattttaaaaaagtaacaaacgtttatttattatcaaaatgtattcagaATGTTTTAAAAGTCTGTCACTTAtgcctttgttttttatttgtttatttttctttctttctattgaaaagattgttttctttatacatttttttttttttttttttatttatattattaatttgtGCACTGGAATGCTTGTTTATTCTTTGTTGTTTGTAGCGCTGCTGCCTGACAGACCTGATTCAGGGATTAAACACCACAATATCACTCCTGTTGTAGCGCTGTGCCTGACAGACAAAGTTCAGGGATTAAACACTACACAATCACTCCTGTTGACAGCCAGCTCAGCTAGCCTGATGCTAGTCAGTGTTGCGAGCAGCTAGCGTGTGTGTAAATGGTTGAGCTCCTCTCATGGTGTCAGTGTGCTCGTCCTTCTCTACTGTAGTGTCTGCTGTGGATGTAAGACATGCAGGACAGGTACAGTGAGGTCGGGTTCGTCCAGCAGATACTCGGCTTGAATTTAGTGCCGAGAAAGAACGGCACACACCGAGGCAACGACACCTCGCTCAGCGACTTCTCAGGTACAAAGTGTGTTGTAGCTAACAGTTACTGCTGTACACAGGAAGCAACATGACAGCTGTGTtatcatgtttgtgtttaatgAACGTCAATGAGCTCACTTCCTCTGATATGTGATCATGCAGCTGTTGGATGCTAGTTAGTAGCTGTTAGCATTGTTGAGGTACATTTGGTAAGCTAGCtaacttcctgcttcatcacCGGTTGTTTTAACCGTCAGACTGTGATGGTTCACACACCTATGTTGTTATTTACACGTAGACAATATGTCAAATACATAAACAAGCACCAAAGTGATAAGATTTTGTATCGTGAATAACAGTTGATAGCATTGTTCTAAGCTAGCGTTAGCCTAGTATGTTTTCAATGTAGTGCTTTGTGTGATACACTGACAACCTATTATGTTAATACTTTGCTTTCATATAGCTGTGAGTGAAAGAGATTAACATAACTTTAgagataagtgtgtgtgtgtgtgtgtgtgtgtgtatgtatgtatgtatgtatgtatgtatgtgtgtgtatttggacTGTATAGTGTTGGGCATGGGCAAGCTACTTAAAGTGTAGTGAGTTAAGATACGAGTGACATTAAATGACGTGTGATTGTcgtcatcattatcattattattgttattattacttgttgtattttatatgaCTGGTAGTTTAAACAGTGGTATTGCCATTAGGCCCACTCTGTAGTAGCAGCCACATAGTATCTTCTCTACTTAATCAGGGTAattctgtctgtatgtatgtatgtatgtctgcaTCTGTATGTCATTTGTGTATAATAGAAAGTCAGATATGCAATATTAGTGTGATCAGTACCATCTCGGTCAAGGCTAGTGATCTAATGTTAACTAACCATTAAGTGATGTTGATCCAGATTCATCTTAGTTTGTGAGACTCTACTGGATGAACAGCATTCCTCCTAAACATGGTGGAGATCACATCATTCTTATACTCAACAATCCTTCTGCGTTCTTTGTGTCAGCTTTGTCCTTTCATTCTACGACCATCTGTAGATGAAGCAGCCACTGGAGTATAAATGAGATAAAGGGATTTGAGCCAGACAGTCAGAATCACATTtagataaatgaataatgaatgatttATTCCATTTAATGCCCCCAATGCACTGTGTGGAGCTGTGAATAATTTGCACTGTGGGATCAACTGATTGGTGGGTGTATGATGGTGTGTTCCTGCAGAGATGTGGTATGGAGTGTTTCTGTGGGCGGctgtctcctctctggtctTCCACCTGCCTGCTGCCCTGCTGTCCCTTGCCACGCTGAGACAGCACAAGATGGCCAGATTCATGCCCATAGCCATCCTCCTCATGGGCATCGTGGGGCCGGTATGTGGAGGAGTCCTCACCAGTAAGTCCtctgtctatatgtgtgtgtgtgtttgtctactTGGACGTCCACAATAAGATTTTTTTATCCTGTGAGCAGCTTTGcctttaaaacaacagttacTTGGCATATATAAATATGTCTAAATGTAGGATACAACATCTGGAATACCTTCTTTTTCATTAACTTCTAAACACTGATTGACAACCTTTGAGTTGATCAACTTTAATTAGCACATGctgctcattttctctctctcatgctcACTCTGTACACCTGATGACCTTTATTTGATAGTGTTTATATGACCCGGTCCAGACAAGCTCAGGACATGTAGATGATGGTATGTTAGTGAAGTGTGATGTTACAACTTAAAAGTGTTGGTCAGCTTTAGCTCTGGCATCGTGGGGCCAGCGTTGATATTAGTGAATAAAAAATTCTGATATTGCGATATTGGCTGATCTTGTATAtgagtcagtgacaaataagggttggcaagatgagtaattcaaaaatatgttaaaaactatttttaaaagcagcatcaggtttgtttaaatgtacatttagtattgtgttggttttatatcatttgcaccattttttaccaatagtaagactgaatgcgcctgaaaatgtcaaatggtgtaaagaagaatgataaatattaaatattttatccacctaccttgcttcattttaaagcattCTGCACttctgcatttaaaataaagcatttagTCAATATTTAGTAggacttttttaaaaagctatattgcaaaagtggattatatttattccccattttaattaacatttattttcctgtatataatcagatttgttATGAAAGAATACTTGTTACCCCAATTGACACTTCATCACATCACTTTATTGACCCGTATACTGTTTTCAATGGCCCTTCAAATGTGAGACTTGAGACAAAGATATTTAATGAAGGCATGATATTTTGCAAATTAACTATCAAccttattgtataaaatgaaatccgtgcactgaaacagtaaacttactgggaatttaatcattctaaaaagtataaataactaaataaaaacagaaatcataTGTACTTGAAGAAAAAgcatcaaatatacataaactgCATGTGATTTAGAAGTATGGCTGGCTGCTCAGACAGTAGATCAGCTGGTGAATacttacgtgtgtgtgtgtgtgtgtgtgtgtgtgtgtgtgtgtgtgtgtgtgtgtgtgtgtttaaggtgCAGCCATAGCCGGCGTGTACAAAGCAGCGGGGAAGAGGATGATCTCTCTGGAGGCTCTGGTCTTCGGCGTGGGACAGTCCTTCTGCGTCCTCATCATCTCCTTCCTCAGGATACTAGCCACCCTCTAGCAGTGCTGAGGCCCGCCTGGCTGGAGACCCCACCCCGGTCACAGCCTCTACTGACGGGACCTGAATTTAACACTTGACCTTTTTTTGGCAAACCCCCGGGACACACGGCGACCAAtcaggccccccccccccccccccgagaaATGATGTCATTACCTGCTGATGGACCAGGAGTAGAGTGGATGTTATTCAGAGCAGGGCAGAAGTGATGCTGCTGTTCACATCATACAGCAACCACACCCTAAACCTGAGATCTCACATGATCAGGACTCTTCAGGCTCTGGCACTGCATTCCTTATTCATTCCAAAGTCCAGAGAAGCCCTTAAACAGTGATTCCTGTATgatgtgacagcagcaggaTGCTCTTCTCCTCTGTCAGCAGCAGGATGGATTCTCCCTCTGACACTAACTTCTCTCAGgagctgtgcgtgtgtgtgtatgtgtgtgtttgactgtcaGAAACACTGAACAGCAGCATGTAGACTGACAGGAAGATGATGCTTATATGCAAGATTCtggctttttttctcccccccccccccccccccctcttgaGGCcttaatttctatttttctaaCTTCCAAAGTGGTGTTTCTCTTCAGGGCTGTCTTTCTTTAACACTCTGTCTCTTGCTGCTCTTTATATGCTCTTccattgttcttttattttatttttttttgtttgaatttaTGAGTTAGAAGCAGCTACATGTTCCCTTCTAGCTTCCTGTCTTGAAGCCCTGCACACACAGCATAGAGAATGTCCTCCCACTTTCTCTGCTCATCTTCTTGCTTTGTTTTCTCAGAGTGAACGCAGCAGAGTTTTGTGAACACAGGGTGCAAAGATGCTCCCATTACtaaacaaacccccccccccccgccccgtTGTCTTTCCCCTCTTTTAAATCATCTTTTACAGGTGTGTCATTTTTGTGACAGTGAATTGCTTTGTATATACATATTCTCAAATTGTTTCCAGGTCTTTGTAGCTTTATGAccaaatatttagaaaaaaaggtatttgtttttttctgcactaAAATGTGCATCAGCTGGTTCAATAGCAGTGTGCTCCTGTCTAGATTTTACTGGGCTCATCAAATTCCCACAGCCTCCAGTGACTGTTTTACATGGTTTAAACACGCTTACACACACTAAATGTACATGTAATCCTTTGCATTTGCAAGCGGTGCTGTTTCTCTATTAGCATCTGCTTAGTAATAGTGCCACACTTTTTTTCACTGCTTTTTCATTTGATATTTAACTTTATGTAAGCTGCTCCTGTCAACAGCTGAATGAGTCatttccaaaaacacacactcatctttTGCTTCCATTCACTTCCATCAAATTCTCCCATTGCTTATAAACCATCTCCCAGCTTCCATGTGTTAGTTTGGTTAGAACTAGCTGTGCATATCAgctaaaaatatttaaagaagcAGTGTGAAGGAtatagtggcatctagtggtgagagtTGAGATTGCAAACGACTGAATACATCTCCTCTCTgggtatgggttagggttagggttatcgtTATCTGGTTCTCTGGCTGGGTATCAGCTGAAATACATAGATAGTATTGAAATGTCTCCCATCAAACGTCATCccattctgctagatgccacaaaattatacacactgcacctttaaggttGAAACAAAGTCCATATAGAAACATGCATATTGAAGTGAACCTGCAGAAGTTTCTAGTGCAGATTGTTTTGCACTTGACATTCCAATTAGAGagtgccccccacccccccaattTGTCTCTGCTCATGTAATAATAATCCTCTAAACATAATGCAGCCACACTTGACTGCACTGAGATCTCTACATCCTAAACTGCAGACGTATTTGCATATATTCCTCATAATTCCCcgtgaacccccccccccccacccaaccaAAGACTGAGCTGGAATTCTACATGCGCAGCCTGTACGTCACCAGCTAACACTTCAgtctttttcctccatctgtcagtTACATAATAAGCGGTGCCTCAGCAGTGAGCAGGGGCAGCAAATCAAATTAAAGCTAGAATGTAATTTTGGCTGCAGATTATTTTTGGGAAGCAAAGATGGTGAAACGAGGAGACTGCAAATGACAAGACTAGAGAAGTTGAGCAGCCTTTTGCTTTTCTCTGATTGGAAACACAATGAAATGATGGATCTTCAACTTTTTGGAGCCATAAAATGAGAATAATCTCTGCCACACATAAACACTATTAACTGCTTAAAGAGTATTGATTTATGTTGAAAAAATGTCAATGATTTTATATTCAGCTGTGAGCAGCtcactgtacatacagtatgccgGGGATGATGCACACAGTCAtttgaggagagagaaatgaaagtaCAACACTGGAAAATCAGCATACTTATTGAAATGTCAGGCTGATGCAGAGATGAAGGAGCCTCGTGTAAAATGAAGTCTGGTTGAGCCCTGGGCCTTTGCTTTTACGCTGTACATTTTGaagaatgtttatttttttatggttgTGTAAATTAgctttgtgtgcgtgtgtgcgtgtgtgcgtgtgtgtgtgtgtgtgtgtgtgtgtgtgtgtgtgtgtgtgtgtgtgtgtgtgtgtgtgtgtgtgtgtgtgtgtgtgtgtgtgtgtgtgtgtgtgtgtgtgtgtgctctctggtTCTGTTACAGCAGCAGATATGGTGAGGTTGACACTGAAACCTCCACATTGATCATTTTAGTCTGGTATTTATCACTAATGGTAACTCACTCACTTTTTACTCCGTCGTTGAAAGCATCATCAGTTATGTAATGTGCTGATTTGACTAAGCTAACTAGCACTTTATTACCGTAAATAAAGTACCGTTTATTACCAGTAAATATCTCGGTAATCACACTAAACTACTCTTTCATTAAAGgcaaaaggtcagaggtcagactgcATGAGTGTGAGATGATGGTAAATATGTTATTCTTTACATTCTGCTTTCAGATGTCAGCTGCTTAAAGGGGAATGTGAAGTCAGAGCACAAAAAGTAGATTTAGTAATACTAATGAAAAATAGCTACATGAAAGGCTCAGTTCCTccaggaaaaggagaaaaaaaggatgaaaagttaacaataaaatgacccaaaaatcaTAAGAGTAAGTCATAAAGTTTGACTCATTTTTACTTAAGTCATAATTTCCATTTGTtatgagtattttatttttgtcttctttttttttcctggcagAAATGAGCTTCCATACAGCCAGTTGTCCAAATACAATGACTTTATTTAACCTCATTAACCTGCTGCCTGCTGGGATATTCTACCAAATAGACTCCAAACACACTAATGTATTATACATTACAGGCTAAGCTGTTCAAATACAACAGAGTAAAATGACACGTGATGCTGGACTTTCTGCTGTAATGGAACCAGTTGTTATTGTGTGGTTTCAGCTGTTTGTTCCATTTTTACCAGATTTCAAAGGTTTTAAAGGTTGATTTTACTATAGTAAATTAAGTGCCAATGGTTGATATTTTCATGAAATAAAATTGTTTCAACTATAATGTGATTTTGTGTTCCTGGCCTTTGGTAACCTCTGGTGGTGATTAATGGGAACTTCAACAACACTGATGACATGTTAACACAATAAATGACTTCtgataatgaaatataaaagtCAGAGGTAGAACTATATATTATAGTACAAAGAGATGGGATGTAATAGTAATGATACTATTTAATTATACTATTTActatacttgtactttactacaTTCCTGTGACAATTGTAGTTACTATTTAACATATGATTTTACATACCaatttgtatttatgtttgaaATTAAACAACACAGTTTATAAACAGTTCCAGCTAAAGGGCTGTTTcactgtttgtttaaaaaacaactttatttattgtcatcatttcattttatgtattt
Coding sequences within it:
- the tmem170a gene encoding transmembrane protein 170A; amino-acid sequence: MQDRYSEVGFVQQILGLNLVPRKNGTHRGNDTSLSDFSEMWYGVFLWAAVSSLVFHLPAALLSLATLRQHKMARFMPIAILLMGIVGPVCGGVLTSAAIAGVYKAAGKRMISLEALVFGVGQSFCVLIISFLRILATL